The Glycine soja cultivar W05 chromosome 8, ASM419377v2, whole genome shotgun sequence genome has a window encoding:
- the LOC114422406 gene encoding protein TONSOKU-like isoform X2 has product MDADLKSAKAAYRNAKAEGNHREEARWANVIGDILKNRGEYVQALKWLRIDYEISLKHLPEKHLLPTCQSLGEMYLRLEHFSDALIYQKKHLDLARDAGDVVEQQRASTQLGRTYHELFSRSEHDHNSIRNAKKYFKSAMDLAVKLQENPPNSKSSFLKEYIDAHNNIGMLEMDLDNLHEARKILTRGLEICNDEEVAEFDDGRSRLHHNLGNVYMELRDWDKARKHIRTDIVICNRIGHVQGEAKGYINLGEVNYRTQKYEDASAYYEKALGLAKSLEDEDALVRQIEQNIETVREAVKVMADIKKEEQSLKKLKRDIATARGTPNERKFLLQQNAVLERLVEKARMISAWEKHCEFAKEKKKIASELCDRQRLADSYLDVAESYHKLRKFNKAIKWYKKSWEMYKNIGNLEGQAMVKINIGNVYDSTESWRKALDAFQESYSIAVEADLPDVQLAALENMHYSNMIRFDDEDETRRLNLLIDKLKKLEEKEAEAKSMPEDFCSETDTEADECLSNSGSDDFCFPKTISRSKTLTTGEELKEDAPLMSLYQSLKGSSKKKAGHKESLANSTKQDEHSPSSLKNQTSDHQTVVGRKRVRVILSDDDDDEVECSSRKDHNCPVEDLPTYDAIKSKASPCKFQVISENGSKTAINVEESSSSFKCWSPHRATKSGRHSRSFSNDIVAEPDFPGGSKCDTDVSGKQNDITQPMLHHSQNDQYVTCRIGNDLIRVEASLCTTGDQLNIDSLKAVVACLYYLQFPTEKRSEGLLPIIEHIKCAGRDLESLETVEHLKEVLGNDMVEASVDGWIHKGLIKMYVDHCKELSEVPNIKVLKKLYNLEVSDDEIVVSDCDLQDLSITPLINALHSQKSFAMLDLSHNLLGNGTIEKLQKVFTASGQSYGGLTLDLHCNRFGPTSLFQICECSLLFDRLEVLNISGNRLTDACGSYLSTILKNCTALCSLNIENCCVTSRTIQKVADALDSTSVLAHLCIGYNSPVSGNAIVNLVSKLSTLKRFSELNMSGLKLGKPVVDTLCKLAGTLNLSGLILGGTGVGTEGAIKLAESLLQGTEELVKLDLSYCGLTFNFVLNTSVNFFCSILELNLEGNPIMPEGSNTLFSLLVNPQCCLKVLVLKKCQLGLAGILHIIEALAENSCLEELNVANNSIPKEVSALQYDLSVKSCSQNQEQKLDTMKVDDNQEVLGSLNSADHLLEVADSEDVPVETAASGFDDSCASSCQRNSSPECHFTQQFSIAIGKAKNLQLLDLSNNGFSAQAAEAFYGSWATLRPLSSQNHITEQIIHFSTRENKCCRVKPCCKKV; this is encoded by the exons ATGGACGCGGATCTGAAGTCGGCGAAGGCGGCGTACCGGAACGCCAAGGCGGAGGGAAACCACCGAGAGGAGGCGCGGTGGGCCAACGTCATCGGCGACATACTCAAAAACCGAGGAGAGTACGTCCAAGCCCTCAAATGGCTCCGAATCGATTACGAAATTTCGCTCAAACACTTACCGGAAAAGCATTTGCTCCCAACTTGTCAATCCCTTGGCGAAATGTATCTCCGCCTCGAACACTTCTCCGATGCCCTAATTTATCAG AAAAAGCATTTAGATCTTGCGAGGGACGCTGGCGACGTCGTTGAGCAACAGCGGGCGAGCACGCAACTCGGTCGCACTTACCACGAGCTCTTCTCGCGATCGGAGCACGACCACAACTCAATTCGCAACGCGAAGAAGTACTTCAAGTCCGCGATGGATCTCGCGGTGAAGCTCCAGGAGAATCCTCCAAACAGCAAGTCCTCTTTTCTCAAGGAGTACATCGACGcgcacaacaacataggcatgcTGGAGATGGATCTCGACAACTTGCATGAGGCGCGGAAGATTTTAACTAGAGGATTGGAGATTTGTAATGACGAGGAGGTCGCTGAATTCGATGATGGCCGCAGTAGACTCCACCACAACCTTGGGAATGTGTATATGGAACTTAGGGATTGGGATAAAGCTAGGAAACACATTAGAACGGATATTGTGATTTGTAACAGAATTGGACATGTTCAAGGGGAAGCCAAGGGGTATATTAATCTTGGTGAAGTGAATTACAGGACTCAGAAGTATGAAGATGCAAGTGCTTATTACGAGAAGGCGCTTGGTTTGGCAAAGAGCTTGGAGGATGAGGATGCTTTGGTAAGGCAAATCGAGCAGAATATTGAAACTGTGAGAGAAGCTGTTAAGGTAATGGCTGATATAAAGAAAGAGGAGCAGAGCCTTAAGAAGCTCAAAAGAGATATAGCCACTGCCAGAGGGACACCAAATGAGCGCAAATTCTTGCTGCAGCAGAATGCAGTTCTTGAGCGTTTGGTTGAGAAAGCAAGGATGATCTCTGCGTGGGAGAAG CATTGTGAATTTgcaaaggagaagaagaaaatagcaAGTGAACTCTGTGATAGGCAGAGACTGGCTGATTCATATCTGGATGTTGCAGAATCATACCATAAACTCAGAAAATTCAACAAAGCAATCAAGTGGTACAAAAAGAGTTGGGAAATGTACAAAAATATTGGTAACTTAGAG GGGCAAGCAATGGTGAAAATTAATATTGGTAATGTTTATGATTCTACTGAAAGTTGGAGAAAAGCATTGGATGCATTTCAAGAGAGCTACAG TATCGCTGTTGAAGCAGACCTCCCTGATGTGCAACTCGCTGCCTTGGAAAATATGCATTATAGCAACATGATAAGATTTGATGATGAGGATGAGACAAG GAGGTTGAATCTTCTAATTGATAAGCTGaagaaattagaagaaaaagaggCAGAAGCTAAAAGTATGCCAGAGGATTTTTGCTCTGAAACTGATACTGAAGCAGATGAGTGTCTGTCAAACAGTGGGTCTGATGATTTTTGCTTTCCAAAGACAATTTCTCGATCAAAAACTCTGACTACTGGAGAAGAATTGAAAGAGGACGCACCTCTTATGTCACTCTATCAGTCCTTAAAAGGCTCATCCAAAAAGAAAGCAGGCCACAAAGAAAGTCTTGCCAACTCTACCAAGCAAGATGAGCATTCACCCAGTAGTCTGAAAAATCAAACCAGTGATCATCAGACAGTTGTTGGTCGTAAACGTGTCCGTGTAATTCtttctgatgatgatgatgatgaagtcGAGTGTTCAAGCAGAAAGGATCATAATTGCCCGGTAGAGGACTTGCCCACTTATGATGCCA TTAAGAGTAAAGCCAGTCCTTGTAAATTTCAG GTTATCTCAGAAAATGGATCCAAGACTGCAATTAATGTTGAAGAAAGTAGTAGTTCTTTCAAATGTTGGAGTCCACATAGGGCCACAAAATCTGGCAGACATTCCAGGTCTTTTAGCAATGATATAGTTGCTGAACCTGATTTTCCTGGTGGTTCTAAATGTGACACTGATGTCTCTGGCAAACAAAATGATATTACCCAGCCTATGTTGCATCATTCCCAAAATGAC CAATATGTTACATGCCGGATTGGGAATGACCTAATACGTGTAGAAGCATCCTTGTGTACCACTGGTGACCAGTTGAACATTGACTCTTTGAAGGCTGTAGTTGCTTGCTTATATTATCTACAATTTCCAACTGAAAAGAGATCAGAGG GTTTGTTGCCCATTATTGAGCATATAAAATGTGCTGGAAGAGATCTAGAATCCCTGGAAACTGTTGAACATCTTAAGGAAGTTTTGGGAAATGACATGGTTGAAGCTTCCGTTGATG GATGGATTCACAAGGGCCTGATAAAAATGTATGTAGACCACTGCAAGGAGTTGTCAGAGGTACCGAACATCAAGGTATTGAAGAAGCTTTACAATTTAGAG GTTTCAGATGACGAAATTGTTGTGTCTGACTGCGACCTTCAAGACTTGTCTATTACACCATTGATAAATGCACTGCATTCTCAAAAGTCATTTGCAATGCTTGACCTCTCTCACAATTTGTTAG GAAATGGAACAATCGAGAAACTGCAAAAGGTGTTCACAGCATCAGGACAATCTTATGGTGGCTTAACTCTGGATTTGCATTGCAATCGATTTGGCCCAACATCATTGTTTCAG ATTTGTGAATGTTCACTGCTATTTGATCGACTAGAAGTGCTTAACATTTCTGGAAACCGTCTTACTGATGCATGTGGATCTTATCTttcaacaatattaaaaaactgTACAG CTCTTTGTAGCTTGAATATAGAGAACTGTTGTGTCACATCCAGAACTATTCAAAAAGTTGCGGATGCATTGGACTCTACATCTGTTCTTGCCCATCTATGTATAG GATACAACAGCCCTGTATCTGGAAATGCTATAGTTAATCTTGTGTCCAAGCTTTCTACTCTGAAAAG GTTTTCTGAGTTGAATATGAGTGGTCTAAAACTAGGCAAACCAGTTGTCGATACCCTTTGCAAGCTTGCAGGGACCTTAAATTTGTCAGGACTAATACTTGGAGGCACGGGTGTTGGAACT GAAGGGGCAATTAAATTAGCAGAATCATTGCTCCAAGGGACTGAAGAGCTTGTGAAACTTGACCTATCATATTGTGGTCTaacatttaactttgttttaaACAccagtgttaattttttttgttccatCCTAGAGCTGAACCTGGAAGGAAATCCTATCATGCCTGAG GGCAGCAatactttattttctcttcttgtAAACCCACAGTGCTGTCTCAAAGTTTTGGTCCTTAAAAAGTGTCAACTTGGGCTTGCAGGAATTCTTCACATAATCGAGGCTCTGGCAG AGAACAGCTGCCTTGAGGAACTTAATGTTGCTAATAATTCTATTCCGAAGGAAGTTTCTGCTCTACAATATGATTTATCGGTAAAAAGCTGCTCACAAAACCAGGAGCAGAAACTTGATACTATGAAAGTTGATGATAATCAAGAGGTCCTTGGCTCTCTAAACAGTGCCGACCATCTACTGGAAGTTGCTGATAGTGAAGATGTTCCAGTAGAAACAGCTGCTTCTGGATTTGACGACAGCTGTGCCAGTTCATGTCAAAGAAATTCATCTCCCGAGTGCCATTTCACGCAACAGTTTTCAATTGCTATTGGTAAGGCAAAGAACTTGCAATTACTAGACCTTAGCAATAACGGTTTTTCTGCACAAGCTGCGGAAGCATTCTATGGTTCATGGGCGACTTTACGGCCCCTTTCAAGTCAAAACCACATTACTGAGCAGATAATTCACTTCTCAACGAGGGAAAATAAGTGCTGTAGAGTGAAACCTTGCTGCAAGAAAGTTTGA